One genomic segment of Hordeum vulgare subsp. vulgare chromosome 2H, MorexV3_pseudomolecules_assembly, whole genome shotgun sequence includes these proteins:
- the LOC123425048 gene encoding gamma carbonic anhydrase 2, mitochondrial: MGTLGRAIYTVGKWIRGTGQAMDRLGSTIQGGLRAEEQVSRHRTVMSIFDKEPRINKDVFVAPSASVIGDVEIGHGSSIWYGSVLRGDVNSIRIGSGSNIQDNSLVHVAKTSISGKVLPTIIGSNVTVGHSAVLHACTIEDEAFVGMGATLLDGVVVEKHSMVGAGSLVKQNTRIPSGEVWVGNPAKFLRKLTEEEITFIAQSAANYINLAQVHATENSKSFDEIELEKKLRKKFAHKDEEYDSMLGIVREIPPQLILPDNILPDKAPKTAAVAR, from the exons ATGGGGACCCTCGGGCGCGCGATCTACACGGTGGGCAAGTGGATCCGTGGCACGGGGCAGGCCATGGACCGCCTCGGATCCACCATCCAGGGCGGCCTCCGCGCCGAGGAGCAGG TGTCAAGGCATCGTACAGTCATGAGCATATTTGATAAGGAGCCACGGATCAACAAAGATGTTTTTGTTGCGCCCAGTGCATCTGTCATTGGTGATGTTGAGATTGGACATGGATCATCAATCTGGTATGGCTCCGTTTTGAGAG GTGATGTCAACAGTATTCGTATTGGATCTGGATCAAATATACAGGACAACTCCCTTGTACATGTTGCAAAGACTAGCATTAGTGGGAAGGTCCTTCCGACGATCATTGGAAGCAACGTTACAGTAG GTCATAGTgctgttttgcatgcatgcacCATTGAGGATGAAGCTTTTGTTGGTATGGGTGCCACTTTGCTTGATGGTGTGGTTGTTGAAAAGCACAGCATGGTTGGCGCTGGATCTCTTGTCAAGCAGAATACGAGGATTCCTTCTGGGGAG GTCTGGGTTGGTAATCCTGCCAAGTTCCTAAGGAAGCTGACAGAGGAGGAGATCACATTCATCGCCCAATCGGCAGCCAACTACATCAACTTAGCTCAAGTTCATGCCACTGAGAATTCCAAGAGCTTCGACGAGAttgagctcgagaagaagttgaggaagaagTTTGCTCACAAAGACGAGGAGTACGACTCTATGCTCGGAATAGTCCGTGAGATCCCGCCGCAGCTCATCCTCCCCGACAACATCCTCCCAGACAAGGCACCGAAAACAGCTGCCGTCGCTCGCTGA
- the LOC123425049 gene encoding probable glutathione S-transferase GSTU6: protein MAGGEGGVKLLGLRLSPFVARVRMALDAKGVGYEYVEEDLAAKSGLLLASNPVHRKVPVLVHAGRPVCESLVILHYVDEAWPGAPRLLPAGARERAAGRFWAAYVDGELFPAWGRVMMAATEEELAERAGEAAGMVARLEEAFEECSGGGGFFGGDAVGYLDLVLGSNLFWLEALRRLLGVRLVDEGRTPLLAAWAGRFGEAAAANGVVTDALVDMAVEHAKKLRAAAMAAGK from the coding sequence ATGGCGGGCGGCGAAGGAGGCGTGAAGCTGCTGGGCCTGCGCCTGAGCCCGTTCGTGGCGCGCGTGCGCATGGCGCTGGACGCCAAGGGCGTGGGCTACGAGTACGTCGAGGAGGACCTCGCCGCCAAGAGCGGCCTGCTCCTCGCGTCCAACCCGGTGCACCGCAAGGTCCCCGTGCTCGTCCACGCCGGCCGGCCCGTCTGCGAGTCGCTCGTCATCCTCCACTACGTCGACGAGGCATGGCCCGGCGCGCCGCGCCTCCTCCCCGCCGGCGCCCGCGAGCGCGCCGCCGGGCGGTTCTGGGCCGCCTACGTCGACGGCGAGCTGTTCCCGGCGTGGGGCCGCGTCATGATGGCGGCCAcggaggaggagctggcggagcgggccggcgaggcggccggcATGGTGGCGCGCCTGGAGGAGGCCTTTGAAGAGtgctcgggcggcggcggcttcttCGGCGGCGACGCCGTGGGGTACCTCGACCTCGTGCTCGGGAGCAACCTGTTCTGGCTCGAGGCGCTGCGGAGGTTGCTCGGCGTGAGGCTGGTCGACGAGGGGAGGACCCCGCTGCTGGCTGCGTGGGCGGGGCGGTTCGGTGAAGCCGCGGCGGCGAATGGGGTGGTGACCGACGCGCTCGTCGACATGGCGGTGGAGCACGCCAAGAAGCTTCGGGCTGCTGCCATGGCTGCCGGCAAGTGA